A genome region from Microbacterium terricola includes the following:
- a CDS encoding cupin domain-containing protein → MTALTAGAVTDAAGLTLGHEPVPAEQVVAGTPSTGYVDLDDARGVGIGVWEMTPGAMSDVESDEVFIVLSGSATVEFTDPALPAIELRAGSIVRLEAGMHTVWTVRETLRKVYVAG, encoded by the coding sequence GTGACCGCGCTGACCGCGGGGGCGGTGACGGATGCTGCCGGCCTGACGCTCGGTCACGAGCCCGTGCCCGCGGAGCAGGTCGTCGCGGGGACGCCCTCGACCGGTTACGTCGACCTCGACGATGCACGGGGCGTCGGCATCGGCGTCTGGGAGATGACACCGGGAGCCATGAGCGACGTCGAGTCGGACGAGGTGTTCATCGTGCTGTCGGGGTCGGCGACGGTCGAGTTCACCGATCCGGCGCTGCCGGCGATCGAGCTGCGCGCCGGCTCGATCGTGCGGCTCGAGGCGGGCATGCACACGGTGTGGACCGTGCGGGAGACGCTGCGGAAGGTGTACGTCGCCGGCTGA
- a CDS encoding NAD(P)/FAD-dependent oxidoreductase yields MGTTVFERRVPSASVISRSLETTRSGVFWTEDLPEGLRPDRAPLRGAVAADLVVVGAGYTGLWTALLAKTRDPGRRVVVVEANRVGWAASGRNGGFCEASLTHGHDNGMSRWPDEMPLIERLGMENLDAIEAAEADYGLDFHFERTGQLAPATEPHQIEWLREVPTGDDVVFLDEAEAQAAVASPTYLAALWEKRNCGLVHPARLAAELARAAEERGVEIFERSHVRSLDTDGAGVSIVTDDSRVDAAHAVLATNVFPSLLRRNRLMTVPVYDYALMTEPLTDEQLAAIGWRDRQGIGDMANQFHYYRLSQDNRILFGGYDALYHYGRRVDPAYENRPDVWARLASHFFTTFPQLEGLRFSHQWSGAIDTSTQFTAFFGTARRGRVAYAAGFTGLGVGSTRFAADVMLDLLDGTVNEKTTLEMVRKRPLPFPPEPAASIGINATRWSLDRADHNEGRRNLLLKTLDRLGLGFDS; encoded by the coding sequence GTGGGAACCACCGTCTTCGAACGACGCGTGCCCTCGGCATCCGTGATCAGCCGCAGCCTCGAGACCACCCGGTCGGGGGTGTTCTGGACCGAGGACCTGCCCGAGGGGCTGCGTCCCGATCGAGCGCCGCTGCGGGGTGCCGTCGCGGCCGACCTCGTGGTGGTCGGCGCCGGCTACACCGGGCTCTGGACCGCACTGCTGGCGAAGACCCGCGACCCCGGCCGGCGCGTCGTCGTGGTCGAGGCAAATCGCGTGGGATGGGCGGCGTCGGGCCGCAACGGCGGGTTCTGCGAGGCGAGCCTCACCCATGGGCACGACAACGGCATGAGCCGCTGGCCCGACGAGATGCCGCTGATCGAGCGACTCGGGATGGAGAACCTCGACGCCATCGAGGCCGCCGAAGCCGACTACGGTCTGGACTTCCACTTCGAGCGGACCGGACAGCTCGCGCCCGCGACGGAGCCGCATCAGATCGAGTGGCTGCGCGAGGTGCCCACCGGCGACGACGTCGTGTTCCTCGACGAGGCGGAGGCGCAGGCCGCGGTCGCCTCGCCCACCTACCTCGCCGCGCTGTGGGAGAAGCGCAACTGCGGGCTGGTGCATCCGGCCCGGCTGGCCGCCGAGCTCGCCCGCGCCGCCGAGGAGCGCGGTGTCGAGATCTTCGAGCGGTCGCACGTGCGCAGTCTCGACACCGATGGGGCAGGCGTCTCGATCGTCACCGATGACAGCCGGGTCGATGCGGCGCACGCCGTGCTCGCGACCAATGTGTTCCCCTCGCTGCTGCGCCGGAACCGCCTGATGACGGTGCCCGTGTACGACTACGCCCTCATGACCGAGCCGCTGACCGACGAGCAGCTCGCCGCGATCGGCTGGCGCGACCGGCAGGGCATCGGCGACATGGCGAACCAGTTCCACTACTACCGGCTGTCGCAGGACAACCGGATCCTGTTCGGCGGCTACGACGCGCTGTACCACTACGGCCGCCGCGTCGACCCGGCGTACGAGAACAGGCCGGATGTGTGGGCACGGCTCGCCAGCCACTTCTTCACGACGTTCCCGCAGCTCGAGGGCCTGCGATTCTCGCATCAGTGGTCAGGGGCCATCGACACGAGCACGCAGTTCACGGCGTTCTTCGGCACCGCCCGACGCGGACGGGTGGCCTACGCCGCCGGATTCACCGGCCTCGGCGTCGGATCGACGCGGTTCGCTGCCGACGTGATGCTCGACCTGCTCGACGGCACGGTCAACGAGAAGACGACGCTCGAGATGGTGCGCAAGCGTCCCCTCCCCTTCCCACCGGAGCCCGCCGCATCCATCGGCATCAACGCGACGCGCTGGTCGCTCGACCGCGCCGACCACAACGAGGGACGCCGCAACCTGCTGCTGAAGACCCTCGACCGCCTCGGCCTCGGGTTCGACTCGTGA
- a CDS encoding ABC transporter permease, translated as MTDRLLKVWSILVFVFLFLPIVVIVAYSFNNGRLLTAFTEFGFDGYLALFRKSVLSDAVMVSLRTGAIAAVLATLLGTLAGISLARRPGKWTWWFIGLLLLVSVTPEIVDAVSLLPWLVFLGQDLGMSVFNDGTVRLVVGHSLFSVAVVTYIVRARLVGLPENLEEASADLYATPFTTFRRVTLPLAMPAVLAGALLAFTFSLDNTVVSSFVQVSGSTPWPVYILSSLRSGLRPEIAAVSTIMLILTLVALAVVALVLRRAGDSATDIARTMAGG; from the coding sequence GTGACCGACCGTCTGCTGAAGGTGTGGAGCATCCTCGTCTTCGTCTTCCTGTTCCTGCCGATCGTGGTGATCGTCGCCTACTCGTTCAACAACGGCCGGCTGCTCACGGCGTTCACCGAGTTCGGGTTCGACGGCTATCTCGCGCTGTTCCGGAAGTCGGTCCTGAGCGACGCCGTCATGGTGTCGCTGCGCACCGGCGCGATCGCCGCGGTGCTCGCGACCCTGCTCGGCACCCTCGCCGGCATCTCGCTGGCCCGCCGTCCGGGGAAGTGGACCTGGTGGTTCATCGGACTGCTGCTGCTGGTGTCGGTCACGCCCGAGATCGTCGACGCGGTGTCGCTGCTGCCCTGGCTGGTGTTCCTCGGCCAGGACCTCGGGATGTCGGTGTTCAACGACGGCACCGTCCGTCTCGTCGTCGGCCACTCGCTGTTCTCGGTCGCCGTGGTCACCTACATCGTGCGCGCCCGTCTCGTCGGGCTGCCGGAGAACCTCGAAGAGGCCTCGGCCGACCTGTATGCGACGCCGTTCACGACATTCCGCCGGGTGACGCTGCCGCTCGCGATGCCGGCCGTGCTCGCCGGCGCGCTGCTCGCGTTCACGTTCAGCCTCGACAACACCGTCGTCTCGTCGTTCGTTCAGGTGTCGGGCTCGACGCCCTGGCCCGTCTACATCCTCAGCTCGCTGCGGTCGGGGCTGCGACCCGAGATCGCCGCGGTGTCGACGATCATGCTGATCCTCACCCTCGTCGCCCTCGCCGTCGTCGCCCTGGTGCTGCGCCGTGCGGGCGATTCCGCCACCGACATCGCCCGCACCATGGCGGGCGGGTAG
- a CDS encoding aspartate aminotransferase family protein — translation MTTLDVRPDLEAQVRADDRGHVFHSWSAQALIDPLPVAGGEGATFWDYAGTAYLDFSSQLVNLNLGHQHPDLVAAIQQQAGRLATIQPSMANDVRGELARRISEVAGDGFSKVFFTNGGADANENAVRMARLVTGKRKVLSMYRSYHGNTSTAITLTGDPRRWPNEPADGSVAHFFGPYAYRSPFHSSSPEEETDRALEHLEQTIILEGASTIGAIILETVVGTNGVLVPPPGYLPGVRALCDKYGIVYIADEVMVGFGRIGEWFAFQAFDATPDLITFAKGVNSGYVPLGGVVISDRIAAHFDTVSFPGGLTYSGHPLACAAGVATFEVFERDGILERVRDLGARVVEPRLRAIAERHPSVGEVRGRGLFWAIELVRDRETREPLVPFNAAGADAAPVAAVAAACKEAGLWPFTHFNRIHVAPPLVISEEDLVRGLDIIDAALDAADAAL, via the coding sequence ATGACGACTCTTGATGTCCGACCCGACCTCGAAGCCCAGGTGCGCGCCGACGACCGCGGCCACGTGTTCCACTCCTGGAGCGCGCAGGCGCTGATCGACCCGCTGCCGGTCGCCGGCGGCGAGGGGGCGACGTTCTGGGACTACGCGGGCACCGCGTACCTCGACTTCTCGTCGCAGCTCGTGAACCTCAACCTGGGGCACCAGCATCCCGATCTCGTCGCCGCCATCCAGCAGCAGGCAGGGCGTCTCGCCACGATCCAGCCCTCGATGGCCAACGATGTGCGGGGCGAGCTGGCCCGCCGCATCAGCGAGGTCGCCGGCGACGGGTTCTCGAAGGTGTTCTTCACGAACGGCGGCGCCGACGCGAACGAGAACGCCGTGCGGATGGCGCGCCTGGTGACCGGCAAGCGCAAGGTGCTGTCGATGTACCGCAGCTACCACGGCAACACATCGACGGCGATCACGCTGACCGGCGACCCTCGCCGCTGGCCGAACGAGCCCGCCGACGGGTCGGTGGCGCACTTCTTCGGTCCGTACGCCTACCGATCGCCGTTCCACTCCTCGAGCCCCGAGGAGGAGACCGACCGCGCGCTGGAGCACCTCGAGCAGACGATCATCCTCGAGGGCGCTTCCACGATCGGCGCGATCATCCTCGAGACGGTGGTCGGCACCAACGGTGTCCTCGTGCCGCCGCCGGGCTACCTGCCCGGTGTGCGGGCGCTGTGCGACAAGTACGGCATCGTCTACATCGCCGACGAGGTGATGGTCGGCTTCGGCCGCATCGGCGAGTGGTTCGCGTTCCAGGCGTTCGACGCGACGCCAGACCTGATCACCTTCGCGAAGGGCGTCAACTCGGGGTACGTGCCCCTCGGCGGGGTCGTCATCTCCGACCGGATCGCCGCGCACTTCGACACCGTCTCCTTCCCGGGCGGCCTCACCTACTCCGGCCACCCGCTCGCGTGCGCGGCCGGCGTCGCGACGTTCGAGGTGTTCGAGCGCGACGGCATCCTCGAACGCGTGCGCGACCTGGGCGCGCGCGTCGTCGAACCGCGGCTGCGCGCCATCGCGGAGCGCCACCCGTCCGTCGGCGAGGTGCGCGGGCGCGGGCTGTTCTGGGCCATCGAGCTGGTGCGCGACCGCGAGACCCGCGAGCCGCTGGTGCCGTTCAACGCAGCCGGGGCCGACGCCGCCCCCGTCGCCGCCGTCGCCGCCGCCTGCAAGGAGGCGGGGCTCTGGCCGTTCACGCACTTCAACCGCATCCATGTCGCCCCGCCGCTGGTGATCTCGGAGGAGGATCTGGTGCGTGGACTCGACATCATCGATGCGGCGCTCGACGCCGCAGACGCCGCGCTCTGA
- a CDS encoding cysteine hydrolase family protein: MTRRELPTTEALLIIDIQNDYFPGGAHPLSGPVEAAEHAQELLAHFRSVGRPAVHVQHIWDAPDAPFMRPGTAGVEIHTLVAPQADEPVVTKAEPNSFLDTRLQVLLEEIGVDRLVVCGMMSSMCVDSTVRAASDLGYAVTVAHDACAAPDLSFGDTEIPGATVHASFMAALAGGYARVIPTREVIAEPRG, from the coding sequence ATGACCCGACGCGAGCTGCCGACGACCGAGGCACTGCTGATCATCGACATCCAGAACGACTACTTCCCCGGCGGCGCGCACCCGCTCTCCGGCCCGGTCGAGGCCGCCGAGCACGCGCAGGAGCTTCTCGCTCACTTCCGGTCCGTCGGCCGGCCGGCCGTGCACGTCCAGCACATCTGGGACGCGCCGGACGCCCCGTTCATGCGACCTGGCACCGCGGGGGTCGAGATCCACACACTCGTCGCACCTCAGGCCGACGAGCCGGTCGTCACCAAGGCGGAACCCAACTCGTTCCTCGACACCCGGCTCCAGGTGCTGCTCGAGGAGATCGGCGTCGACCGACTCGTCGTCTGCGGGATGATGTCGAGCATGTGCGTCGACTCGACGGTGCGCGCCGCATCCGACCTCGGCTACGCCGTGACCGTCGCCCACGACGCCTGCGCCGCGCCCGACCTCTCCTTCGGCGACACCGAGATCCCCGGCGCGACGGTGCACGCGAGCTTCATGGCCGCACTCGCGGGCGGCTACGCCCGCGTCATCCCGACGCGTGAGGTCATCGCCGAGCCCCGCGGCTGA
- a CDS encoding HNH endonuclease signature motif containing protein, producing MNDGARERVERATDDDDLARLAEFDQWVAEQALVDDEIAAYLDALAQPATVVSPALGVTLAMDEIERVAHRQREAIAAQYAAIGEVLADAREHPEFWLGSDPTLDPAWQDPRGRSVAAVRAERRQVAARAAICDIATRLHLAETTVSARGAHAATLQERLPGLWREFLSGAVDERNAVTAATLAATLPDVASDSWTLFDAHVTAMAGRLTPGKFLMNARAARERIHRESLQERHVRAAAERAVWLDPNLDGMATLTASLPAIEAHAAYRRVDQTARHLRGLPGETRTLAQLRADILADLLIDGETYPLPDDTAAAADTAAPASGRALVVTSCVPPHRRRKAQIAITIPVLSILGHSDEPATLDGYGPIPLETAKRLAGESASWIRVLTHPVSGTVLDLDRKTYRVPRALRRWLEAQHPVCIFPGCARAARDCDIDHRLEWARGGPTAAGNLGPECEPHHGVKTESLWRFDPRTGAVVWLSPTGREHALDPPPF from the coding sequence ATGAACGATGGTGCGCGGGAGAGGGTTGAACGGGCGACCGACGACGATGACCTCGCCCGCCTGGCCGAGTTCGATCAGTGGGTCGCCGAGCAGGCACTGGTCGACGACGAGATCGCGGCCTACCTCGACGCGCTCGCGCAGCCGGCGACGGTCGTGTCGCCGGCTCTCGGGGTGACGCTGGCGATGGACGAGATCGAGCGCGTCGCGCACCGGCAGCGCGAGGCGATCGCCGCGCAGTACGCCGCGATCGGCGAGGTGCTCGCCGACGCCCGCGAGCATCCGGAGTTCTGGCTCGGCTCCGACCCGACGCTCGACCCCGCGTGGCAGGATCCCCGCGGCCGTTCGGTCGCGGCGGTACGCGCCGAGCGTCGGCAGGTCGCCGCGCGCGCCGCGATCTGCGACATCGCCACGCGCCTGCATCTGGCCGAGACCACCGTGTCTGCGCGGGGCGCCCATGCCGCGACGCTGCAGGAGCGACTGCCCGGTCTGTGGCGCGAGTTCCTCTCGGGTGCTGTCGATGAGCGCAACGCGGTGACGGCAGCGACACTTGCCGCGACGTTGCCGGACGTTGCCAGCGACAGTTGGACGCTGTTCGACGCGCACGTGACTGCGATGGCCGGGCGTCTCACCCCGGGCAAGTTCCTCATGAACGCCCGGGCTGCGCGCGAGCGCATCCACCGGGAGTCGCTGCAGGAGCGGCATGTGCGCGCCGCGGCCGAGCGGGCCGTCTGGCTCGACCCGAACCTCGACGGCATGGCGACGCTCACGGCGTCCCTGCCCGCGATCGAGGCGCACGCCGCCTACCGCCGCGTCGACCAGACCGCCCGGCACCTGCGCGGACTGCCGGGCGAGACGCGCACGCTCGCGCAGCTGCGCGCCGACATCCTGGCCGATCTGCTCATCGACGGCGAGACCTATCCGCTGCCCGATGACACCGCGGCCGCCGCGGACACGGCGGCCCCTGCATCCGGCCGTGCACTCGTCGTGACGTCCTGCGTCCCGCCGCACCGCCGTCGCAAGGCCCAGATCGCGATCACGATCCCGGTGCTGTCGATCCTCGGGCACTCCGACGAGCCGGCGACGCTCGACGGCTACGGTCCGATCCCGCTCGAGACAGCGAAGAGACTGGCGGGGGAGTCAGCCTCGTGGATTCGAGTGCTGACGCATCCGGTCAGCGGAACCGTGCTCGACCTCGACCGGAAGACCTATCGGGTGCCGAGGGCGCTCCGGCGATGGCTCGAGGCGCAGCATCCGGTCTGCATCTTCCCCGGCTGCGCCCGCGCGGCCCGCGACTGCGATATCGACCATCGGCTCGAGTGGGCCCGCGGAGGGCCGACCGCCGCCGGCAACCTAGGCCCGGAGTGCGAGCCGCACCACGGGGTGAAGACCGAGTCGCTGTGGCGATTCGATCCCCGCACCGGTGCGGTCGTCTGGCTCAGTCCGACCGGCCGCGAGCATGCGCTGGATCCGCCGCCGTTCTGA
- a CDS encoding CoA-acylating methylmalonate-semialdehyde dehydrogenase, translating to MPLIRHHINGQPAGAAERTGTVFNPATGVAQHEVAFATTDETQQAIAAASAALPAWRATSLIKRADVFFRLRHLLVERQDDLAAIITSEHGKVLSDAKGEISRGIENVEFAAGLVHLLKGEHSEQVSRGVDVHSVKQPVGVVGCITPFNFPVMVPLWMTASAIACGNTVVLKPSEKDPSAALFLAALYEEAGLPAGVLNVVQGDKVAVDAILDSPDVRAVSFVGSTPIATSIYARAAANGKRVQALGGAKNHMVVMPDADLDAAADAAVSAAYGSAGERCMAVSVLVAVGDETADALVAKVAERVAGLTIGDGTDAASEMGPLITREHRDKVASYVTGAAAEGATVVVDGTADEFDGDGFFIGVSLIDRVAPGMKVYDDEIFGPVLSVVRVESYTEAVELINASPFANGTAVFTRDGGTARQFEFDIEVGMVGVNVPIPVPIGAFSFGGWRNSLFGDSHIYGPESIHFYTRSKVVTTRWPDHTPSQIDLGFPSNH from the coding sequence ATGCCCCTCATCCGCCATCACATCAACGGTCAGCCCGCGGGCGCCGCCGAGCGCACGGGCACGGTCTTCAACCCGGCGACGGGCGTCGCGCAGCACGAGGTGGCGTTCGCGACCACGGACGAGACGCAGCAGGCGATCGCCGCAGCATCCGCCGCCCTTCCGGCCTGGCGTGCGACGAGCCTCATCAAGCGCGCCGACGTGTTCTTCCGCCTGCGTCACCTGCTCGTGGAGCGGCAGGACGATCTCGCGGCGATCATCACGAGCGAGCACGGCAAGGTCCTCTCCGACGCGAAGGGCGAGATCAGCCGCGGCATCGAGAACGTCGAGTTCGCCGCCGGTCTCGTGCACCTGCTGAAGGGCGAGCACTCGGAGCAGGTCTCGCGCGGCGTCGACGTGCACTCGGTCAAGCAGCCGGTGGGTGTCGTGGGATGCATCACGCCCTTCAACTTCCCGGTCATGGTGCCCCTGTGGATGACCGCGTCCGCCATCGCCTGCGGCAACACCGTCGTGCTGAAGCCGAGTGAGAAGGATCCGTCCGCCGCGCTCTTCCTCGCCGCGCTGTACGAGGAAGCGGGCCTGCCCGCCGGCGTGCTGAACGTCGTGCAGGGCGACAAGGTCGCGGTCGACGCGATCCTCGACAGCCCCGACGTGCGGGCCGTCAGCTTCGTCGGCTCCACCCCGATCGCGACCTCGATCTACGCGCGCGCCGCCGCCAACGGCAAGCGCGTGCAGGCGCTCGGCGGGGCGAAGAACCACATGGTGGTCATGCCGGACGCGGACCTGGATGCTGCGGCCGACGCCGCGGTCTCCGCCGCGTACGGGTCGGCCGGCGAGCGCTGCATGGCCGTCTCGGTCCTGGTCGCGGTCGGCGACGAGACCGCAGACGCCCTGGTCGCCAAGGTCGCCGAGCGCGTCGCCGGCCTCACCATCGGCGACGGCACGGACGCCGCCAGCGAGATGGGCCCGCTCATCACGCGCGAGCACCGCGACAAGGTCGCCTCGTACGTCACGGGCGCCGCCGCCGAGGGCGCGACGGTCGTCGTGGACGGCACCGCGGACGAGTTCGACGGCGATGGCTTCTTCATCGGCGTCTCGCTCATCGACCGCGTCGCCCCGGGCATGAAGGTCTACGACGACGAGATCTTCGGGCCGGTCCTCTCCGTCGTGCGCGTCGAGAGCTACACCGAGGCCGTCGAGCTCATCAACGCGAGCCCGTTCGCCAACGGCACCGCGGTGTTCACCCGCGACGGCGGCACCGCCCGCCAGTTCGAGTTCGACATCGAGGTCGGGATGGTGGGGGTCAACGTGCCGATCCCCGTGCCGATCGGCGCGTTCTCGTTCGGCGGCTGGCGCAATTCGCTGTTCGGCGACTCGCACATCTACGGACCCGAGTCGATCCACTTCTACACGCGGTCGAAAGTGGTCACCACCCGCTGGCCCGACCACACGCCGTCGCAGATCGACCTCGGCTTCCCGAGCAACCACTGA
- a CDS encoding amidohydrolase, with translation MTHAELVFIGGPVFTADTVRSRATGVAVSGGRIVAVGGDEIRELIGPRTEVVDLAGRMLVPGFQDAHVHPVSGGLELLRCDLSEGSTEAEYLDTVAAYAQAHPDEEWITGGGWAMSAFPGGTPTSEALDRVLPDRPAFLPNRDGHGAWVNTAALRRAGIDRDTPDPADGRIERDADGRPTGTLHEGAMSLVNRLIPDPSPEFLHEALLAGQRYLHSYGITAWQDAIIGDYSDLVDQGETYRAAAADGSLTGRVVGALWWDRTAGLEQIPSLVERRERFSLGRFQATSIKVMQDGVAENFTAAMLEPYHDGHGHFTDNSGISFVAPEILAEAVPQLDALGFQVHFHAIGDRAVRECLDAVAAAIDRNGRGDNRHHIAHIQVVHPDDVPRFRELGVAANMQSLWATLEPQMVELTLPFLGSPRDAWQYPFGDLLRSGAVLAAGSDWSVSSPNPLAAIHTAVNRQAAPGYEEGDYEPFLPEQAIDLATSLTAYTAGSAWVNHLDAETGTVEVGKYADLAVLDRDPFAGPADQIGATRVLQTFVEGVRVFDASDS, from the coding sequence ATGACCCACGCCGAGCTCGTCTTCATCGGCGGCCCTGTCTTCACCGCGGACACCGTGCGCTCGCGCGCGACGGGTGTCGCCGTGTCGGGCGGCCGCATCGTCGCCGTGGGCGGTGATGAGATCCGGGAGCTGATCGGCCCCCGCACCGAGGTCGTCGACCTGGCCGGACGGATGCTGGTGCCCGGCTTCCAGGACGCGCACGTGCATCCGGTCTCCGGCGGGCTGGAGCTGCTGCGGTGCGATCTGAGCGAGGGGTCGACCGAGGCCGAGTACCTCGACACGGTCGCCGCCTACGCGCAGGCGCATCCGGACGAGGAGTGGATCACCGGCGGCGGGTGGGCGATGTCGGCGTTCCCCGGTGGCACCCCGACCTCGGAGGCCCTCGACCGCGTGCTCCCCGACCGCCCTGCTTTCCTGCCCAACCGCGACGGACACGGCGCCTGGGTGAACACGGCCGCGCTGCGCCGCGCCGGCATCGATCGCGACACCCCAGACCCCGCCGACGGACGCATCGAGCGGGATGCGGACGGCCGCCCCACCGGCACGCTCCACGAGGGTGCGATGTCGCTGGTGAACCGGCTGATCCCCGACCCGTCGCCGGAGTTCCTGCACGAGGCGCTCCTGGCCGGACAGCGCTACCTGCACTCGTACGGCATCACCGCGTGGCAGGACGCCATCATCGGCGACTACAGCGACCTCGTCGATCAGGGCGAGACGTACCGGGCGGCCGCGGCGGACGGCTCGCTGACCGGCCGGGTCGTCGGCGCGCTGTGGTGGGACCGCACCGCCGGGCTCGAGCAGATCCCCTCGCTCGTCGAGCGGCGGGAGCGGTTCTCGCTCGGGCGGTTCCAGGCGACGAGCATCAAGGTCATGCAGGACGGGGTCGCCGAGAACTTCACGGCGGCGATGCTCGAGCCGTACCACGACGGGCACGGGCACTTCACCGACAACTCGGGCATCTCGTTCGTCGCGCCCGAGATCCTCGCAGAGGCCGTGCCGCAGCTCGACGCGCTCGGATTCCAGGTGCACTTCCACGCGATCGGCGACCGCGCCGTGCGCGAGTGCCTCGACGCCGTCGCCGCCGCCATCGACCGCAACGGACGCGGCGACAACCGGCACCACATCGCCCACATCCAGGTCGTGCACCCCGACGACGTGCCGCGCTTCCGCGAACTCGGCGTCGCGGCGAACATGCAGTCGCTGTGGGCCACGCTCGAGCCGCAGATGGTCGAGCTGACGCTGCCGTTCCTCGGCTCGCCGCGCGACGCGTGGCAGTACCCGTTCGGCGACCTGCTGCGCTCGGGCGCCGTGCTCGCGGCGGGCAGCGACTGGTCGGTGTCGTCGCCGAACCCGCTCGCCGCGATCCACACGGCCGTCAACCGGCAGGCGGCGCCCGGGTATGAGGAGGGCGACTACGAGCCGTTCCTGCCGGAGCAGGCGATCGACCTGGCCACCTCGCTCACCGCGTACACCGCCGGGTCCGCCTGGGTGAACCACCTGGACGCCGAGACCGGCACCGTGGAGGTCGGGAAGTACGCCGATCTCGCCGTGCTCGATCGCGACCCGTTCGCCGGTCCCGCCGATCAGATCGGCGCGACCCGCGTGCTGCAGACCTTCGTCGAGGGCGTCCGCGTCTTCGACGCGTCGGACAGCTGA
- a CDS encoding PucR family transcriptional regulator produces MADRHEPTAIRTDRPTVEASLPSVREVLALDAFAAGVPEVLVGDDTLDARVRWAHVSDSAGVARLLDGGELLLSTGSGWPAEPDELAAFVEGLRAAGTAGIVLELGTHYRYVPGVVVDTARDCGLALVALNREVKFVTLTEAVHSRIISEQTAALRARDEVRERFTALALRGSPADFVVHQLAQTLQAPVVLENLAHEVVAADVPLALQEELFTRWEVRSRIAHRERAARADSWLIVPVEARGVRWGHLVALPGPPHPAGRASVLEQGAIALALGRLADGDVDEWGRIGRGQLVDGLLAGRFAGPGGAAARLEAAGLPVEASALYGMVAAGAPLAPEVADAAARALGGRALTGSAPSGVAAPAALLLVSLPARAALDDRAALSFARALTPQPERLVLSIGSRADGFDSALTSLQEAVDLARGRGPRAGGPQLRRAEDRPLARLVTALRDDHRVLEHGERMLAPLIEYDLGRGGDLLDVLGAMLAHPGNRTAAASASHLSRSVFYQRIALIQDLLAADLDDGEVQAALHLALLVRRSAAR; encoded by the coding sequence ATGGCTGACCGTCATGAACCCACGGCGATCCGGACGGATCGTCCGACGGTCGAGGCGAGCCTGCCGAGCGTCCGGGAGGTGCTCGCGCTGGACGCGTTTGCGGCCGGGGTGCCCGAGGTGCTCGTCGGCGACGACACCCTGGACGCACGGGTGCGCTGGGCGCATGTGTCGGACAGCGCGGGCGTCGCCCGGCTTCTCGACGGCGGGGAGCTGCTGCTGTCGACCGGGTCGGGGTGGCCCGCCGAGCCCGACGAGCTCGCGGCCTTCGTCGAGGGACTGCGAGCGGCCGGGACCGCCGGCATCGTGCTCGAGCTCGGCACGCACTACCGGTACGTCCCCGGCGTGGTCGTCGACACTGCGCGGGACTGCGGGCTGGCGCTGGTCGCACTCAACCGCGAGGTCAAGTTCGTGACGCTGACCGAGGCGGTGCACAGCCGCATCATCTCGGAGCAGACCGCGGCGCTGCGCGCGCGGGATGAGGTGCGCGAGCGGTTCACCGCGCTGGCGCTGCGCGGGTCGCCCGCCGACTTCGTCGTGCACCAGCTCGCCCAGACGCTGCAGGCGCCGGTCGTGCTCGAGAACCTCGCGCACGAGGTGGTCGCCGCGGATGTGCCCCTGGCACTCCAGGAGGAGCTCTTCACCCGCTGGGAGGTGCGGTCGCGCATCGCGCACCGCGAGCGGGCGGCGCGCGCGGACTCCTGGCTGATCGTGCCCGTGGAGGCGCGGGGCGTGCGCTGGGGGCACCTCGTCGCGCTGCCGGGGCCACCGCATCCGGCCGGACGCGCGAGCGTGCTCGAGCAGGGCGCGATCGCCCTCGCGCTCGGGCGGCTCGCCGACGGCGACGTCGACGAGTGGGGGCGGATCGGGCGCGGCCAGCTCGTCGACGGACTGCTCGCCGGCCGGTTCGCCGGCCCCGGTGGCGCCGCCGCGCGGCTCGAGGCGGCGGGGCTGCCGGTCGAGGCGAGCGCGCTCTACGGCATGGTGGCGGCCGGCGCGCCACTGGCACCGGAGGTCGCCGATGCCGCCGCCCGCGCGCTCGGCGGCCGGGCGCTGACCGGCTCAGCGCCGTCGGGAGTGGCGGCGCCGGCCGCCCTGCTGCTGGTGTCGCTGCCGGCGCGGGCGGCGCTCGACGATCGTGCGGCGCTCTCGTTCGCACGGGCGCTGACGCCGCAGCCGGAGCGCCTCGTGCTGTCGATCGGCTCGCGCGCAGACGGCTTCGACTCCGCGCTCACCTCGCTGCAGGAGGCGGTCGACCTCGCCCGCGGGCGCGGGCCGCGCGCCGGCGGACCGCAGCTGCGCCGTGCGGAGGACCGGCCGCTCGCGCGCCTGGTGACGGCGCTGCGCGACGACCACCGGGTCCTCGAGCACGGCGAGCGGATGCTGGCGCCCCTGATCGAGTACGACCTCGGCCGCGGGGGAGACCTGCTCGACGTGCTGGGCGCGATGCTCGCGCATCCGGGCAACCGGACGGCCGCCGCATCCGCGTCGCACCTGTCGCGCTCGGTCTTCTACCAGCGGATCGCGCTCATCCAGGATCTGCTCGCCGCCGATCTGGACGACGGTGAGGTCCAGGCCGCGCTGCATCTCGCGCTGCTGGTGCGGCGCTCGGCCGCCCGCTGA